One Miscanthus floridulus cultivar M001 chromosome 11, ASM1932011v1, whole genome shotgun sequence DNA window includes the following coding sequences:
- the LOC136493370 gene encoding serine carboxypeptidase-like 45, whose translation MQVRSRDATTVAAAVVCAAVLLLGDAWAVSAQAASAAAAAEDKISALPGQPPVGFAQYSGNIPVDAAGKRSLFYYFAEAEADPAAKPLVLWLNGGPGCSSVGVGAFSENGPFRPSGNALVRNEYSWNKEANMLYLESPAGVGFSYSTDPAFYEGVGDSMTARDNLKFLQGWFAKFPQYKGRDLYITGESYAGHYVPQLAQRMVELNKKEKLFNLKGIALGNPVLEFSTDFNSRAEFFWSHGLISDSTYNIFTTVCNYSRYVSEYYHGSLSTACDRVMSQVTRETSRFVDKYDVTLDVCISSVLMQSQILAPQQGSRELDVCVEDETMNYLNRKDVQQAMHARLINGVQRWTVCSSVLEYKQLDLQIPTVNIVGALVMSGIPVLVYSGDQDSVIPLTGSRTLVSRLASRLRLNTTAPYRAWFQGKQVGGWTQVFGGGALSFATVRGASHEAPFSQPERSLGLFRAFLAGQQLPESFQ comes from the exons ATGCAGGTGCGCAGCAGGGACGCCACCACCGTTGCGGCAGCAGTGGTGTGCGCAGCTGTGCTGCTGCTCGGCGACGCCTGGGCCGTCTCGGCGCAGGCGGcgtcggctgcggcggcggcggaggacaaGATAAGCGCCCTGCCGGGGCAGCCGCCGGTGGGCTTCGCACAGTACTCCGGTAACATCCCGGTGGACGCCGCGGGGAAGCGCTCCCTCTTCTACTACTTCGCCGAGGCGGAGGCGGATCCGGCGGCCAAGCCGCTCGTGCTCTGGCTCAATGGAG GGCCTGGCTGTTCATCCGTGGGAGTGGGGGCCTTCTCAGAGAATGGGCCGTTCAGGCCTAGTGGCAATGCACTAGTAAGGAATGAGTATAGCTGGAACAAAG AGGCCAATATGCTGTATTTGGAGAGCCCTGCAGGGGTTGGCTTTTCCTACTCCACTGATCCTGCCTTCTATGAGGGTGTTGGTGACAGCATGACAG CCAGAGACAATCTGAAGTTCTTGCAAGGCTGGTTTGCCAAGTTCCCGCAGTACAAGGGCAGGGACCTGTATATTACAGGAGAGAGCTATGCTG GCCACTATGTTCCACAATTAGCCCAGCGCATGGTAGAGTTGaacaagaaggagaagctatTCAATCTGAAAGGCATTGCT CTTGGCAATCCGGTGCTGGAATTCTCCACGGATTTCAACTCGCGGGCCGAGTTCTTCTGGTCGCACGGCCTGATATCGGATTCCACGTACAACATCTTCACGACGGTGTGCAACTACTCGCGGTACGTGAGCGAGTACTACCACGGCTCCCTGAGCACGGCCTGTGACAGGGTGATGAGCCAGGTGACGAGGGAGACCAGCAGGTTCGTCGACAAGTACGACGTCACCCTGGACGTCTGCATCTCGTCGGTGCTCATGCAGTCCCAGATCCTCGCCCCGCAG CAAGGGAGCAGGGAGCTGGACGTGTGCGTGGAGGACGAGACGATGAACTACCTGAACCGGAAGGACGTGCAGCAGGCCATGCACGCGCGCCTCATCAACGGCGTGCAGAGGTGGACGGTCTGCAGCAG TGTTCTGGAGTACAAGCAGCTGGACCTGCAGATCCCGACCGTCAACATCGTGGGCGCGCTGGTGATGTCGGGCATCCCCGTGCTGGTGTACAGCGGCGACCAGGACTCGGTGATCCCGCTGACGGGCAGCAGGACCCTGGTGAGCCGGCTGGCGAGCAGGCTCCGCCTCAACACCACGGCGCCGTACCGGGCCTGGTTCCAGGGGAAGCAGGTGGGCGGGTGGACGCAGGTGTTCGGCGGCGGCGCGCTGTCCTTCGCCACGGTGCGCGGCGCGTCCCACGAAGCGCCATTCTCGCAGCCGGAGCGCTCGCTCGGgctcttcagggccttcctcgcCGGACAGCAGCTGCCGGAATCGTTCCAGTGA